The following are encoded together in the bacterium genome:
- a CDS encoding VWA domain-containing protein — protein sequence MPISFLNPSLLLGALAAALPVIIHFLSRRRVRRERFSDLRFLDEVQARQARSLGVRRWLLLLLRVLALLCVALAAAGPRWGGLGAGSGVRSVLFVVDASASMNTGLPGGGTRLDAARDAVAAMVRALPDDAAVQVLVAGSRVR from the coding sequence ATGCCCATCTCCTTCCTGAACCCGTCCCTGCTGCTCGGCGCCCTCGCGGCGGCCCTGCCCGTCATCATCCACTTCCTCAGCCGGCGACGCGTGCGGCGGGAGCGTTTCAGCGACCTGCGCTTCCTCGACGAGGTGCAGGCGCGCCAGGCCCGCAGCCTGGGCGTGCGGCGCTGGCTGCTGCTCCTGCTGCGGGTGCTGGCCCTGCTGTGCGTCGCCCTCGCGGCGGCCGGGCCCCGCTGGGGCGGGCTGGGGGCGGGCAGCGGGGTGCGTTCGGTCCTCTTCGTGGTCGACGCGTCGGCCAGCATGAACACCGGCCTGCCGGGCGGCGGCACGCGGCTCGACGCGGCGCGCGACGCGGTGGCCGCCATGGTGCGCGCCCTGCCGGATGACGCGGCGGTGCAGGTGCTGGTGGCCGGCAGCCGGGTGCG
- a CDS encoding DUF58 domain-containing protein, with the protein MSHELLSPELVGRLGRLDLVARLVVEGFLTGLHKSPYHGFSAEFAEYRQYIPGEPVGHMDWRVYAKTDRHYLKVFTEETNLRATLLMDCSASMGYTGAENRPTKVRYASYLAAALSYLLLRQNDAVGLVTFDEKPLQMVPARSVRRQLFQVLKVLEGLPDGHGTNLGEVLHRVAERVQRRGLVLLFSDLMDEPERILAGLKHFRHRGHEVVVFHILDPREIALDFDGEVEFESLEQPDQRVRLEPAHLREGYRARFDAWRDTLRRECRRQLVDLVEISTDTPFAAGLGAYLQKRRRMY; encoded by the coding sequence GTGAGCCACGAGCTCCTCTCGCCCGAGCTGGTCGGTCGCCTCGGTCGCCTCGACCTCGTGGCGCGCCTGGTCGTCGAGGGCTTCCTGACGGGACTGCACAAGAGCCCCTACCACGGCTTCAGCGCCGAGTTCGCCGAGTACCGGCAGTACATCCCCGGCGAGCCCGTGGGCCACATGGACTGGCGGGTCTACGCCAAGACCGACCGCCACTACCTGAAGGTCTTCACCGAGGAGACCAACCTGCGCGCGACCCTGCTGATGGACTGCTCGGCGAGCATGGGCTACACCGGCGCGGAGAACAGGCCCACCAAGGTCCGCTACGCCTCGTATCTCGCGGCGGCGCTCAGCTATCTGCTGCTGCGCCAGAACGACGCGGTCGGCCTGGTCACCTTCGACGAGAAACCCCTGCAGATGGTGCCCGCCCGCTCGGTGCGGCGGCAGCTCTTCCAGGTGCTGAAGGTCCTCGAGGGGCTGCCGGACGGACACGGCACGAACCTCGGCGAGGTGCTGCACCGGGTCGCCGAGCGGGTGCAGCGGCGCGGGCTCGTGCTCCTGTTCAGCGACCTGATGGACGAGCCGGAGCGGATCCTGGCGGGTCTGAAGCATTTCCGCCACCGGGGTCACGAGGTGGTCGTCTTCCACATCCTCGATCCCCGGGAGATCGCCCTCGACTTCGACGGCGAGGTGGAGTTCGAGTCGCTCGAACAGCCGGACCAGCGGGTGCGCCTCGAGCCGGCCCACCTGCGCGAGGGCTACCGGGCCCGCTTCGACGCCTGGCGCGACACCCTGCGCCGCGAGTGCCGCCGGCAGCTCGTCGATCTGGTCGAGATCTCCACCGACACGCCGTTCGCGGCGGGACTCGGCGCCTACCTGCAGAAGCGGCGGCGGATGTACTGA
- a CDS encoding AAA family ATPase: protein MRQEIAKVIVGQEDVIDEMMIALFSGGHVLLEGVPGLAKTLLISSLARVMDLSFNRIQFTPDLMPSDITGSEILEEDHGTGHREFKFIRGPIFANVILADEINRTPPKTQAALLQAMQERQVTAGGRTHDLGSPFFVLATQNPIEQEGTYPLPEAQLDRFMFNVLIGYPNFADEMTIVESTTGAAEVELARSLDADAVLASQRLVREVAVAENVTRFAVKLVRATRVGSGEEAAAAKEFLAWGAGPRAAQFLIRGAKTRALLDGRPTPDLEDIRRLALPVLRHRLVSNFHAEAENVAKDRIIGLILDEVAP from the coding sequence ATGCGCCAGGAGATCGCCAAGGTCATCGTCGGCCAGGAGGACGTCATCGACGAGATGATGATCGCCCTGTTCAGCGGTGGCCACGTGCTGCTCGAGGGCGTTCCCGGCCTCGCCAAGACGCTGCTCATCAGCAGCCTCGCCCGGGTCATGGACCTCAGCTTCAACCGGATCCAGTTCACGCCCGACCTCATGCCCAGCGACATCACGGGCAGCGAGATCCTCGAGGAGGACCACGGCACCGGCCACCGCGAGTTCAAGTTCATCCGGGGTCCGATCTTCGCCAACGTCATCCTGGCCGACGAGATCAACCGCACGCCACCCAAGACCCAGGCGGCCCTGCTCCAGGCCATGCAGGAGCGCCAGGTCACCGCCGGCGGACGCACCCACGATCTCGGCAGCCCGTTCTTCGTGCTCGCGACCCAGAACCCCATCGAGCAGGAGGGCACCTACCCCCTGCCCGAAGCCCAGCTCGACCGCTTCATGTTCAACGTCCTGATCGGCTATCCCAACTTCGCCGACGAGATGACCATCGTCGAGAGCACCACCGGCGCGGCCGAGGTCGAACTCGCGCGGAGCCTCGACGCCGACGCCGTGCTGGCCAGCCAGCGCCTGGTGCGCGAGGTCGCCGTGGCCGAGAACGTGACCCGCTTCGCGGTGAAGCTCGTGCGGGCGACGCGCGTGGGCAGCGGCGAGGAGGCCGCCGCCGCGAAGGAGTTCCTGGCCTGGGGCGCCGGTCCCCGCGCCGCCCAGTTCCTCATCCGCGGCGCCAAGACGCGGGCCCTGCTCGACGGCCGCCCGACGCCCGACCTCGAGGACATCCGGCGCCTGGCCCTGCCCGTGCTGCGCCACCGCCTGGTCTCGAACTTCCACGCCGAAGCCGAGAACGTCGCCAAGGATCGCATCATCGGGCTGATCCTCGACGAGGTCGCCCCGTGA